One genomic segment of Centropristis striata isolate RG_2023a ecotype Rhode Island chromosome 11, C.striata_1.0, whole genome shotgun sequence includes these proteins:
- the mplkip gene encoding M-phase-specific PLK1-interacting protein, translating into MYRAPDRPQRSPGAPRPAGRFPSPTSCWGFPGARSPHGGSGPRGGSPRGFPGSYPGSPAYSPASHRGYREGSPSGFGSRGFKDSPPGFGSRGFKDSPPGFGSRGYGGQMRSRGDGFRRPHSFSPAAAHNLQFGSSDSVEKYFSPSMLQDPWAALQPTTTTTTTTTTTTGNTQAS; encoded by the exons ATGTACCGAGCACCGGACAGACCTCAGCGGAGTCCCGGAGCACCGCGGCCGGCTGGAAGGTTCCCCTCCCCGACCTCCTGCTGGGGCTTCCCCGGGGCTCGGTCCCCGCACGGAGGCTCCGGACCCCGTGGCGGATCTCCCCGCGGCTTTCCCGGTTCCTACCCGGGCTCTCCGGCCTACTCCCCGGCTTCTCACCGGGGATACAGGGAAGGCTCTCCGTCTGGCTTCGGCTCCCGGGGCTTCAAGGACTCTCCGCCCGGCTTCGGCTCCCGGGGCTTCAAGGACTCTCCGCCCGGCTTCGGCTCCCGGGGGTACGGAGGACAGATGCGGAGCAGAGGGGACGGTTTCCGACGGCCACATTCCTTCAGTCCCGCTGCAGCTCACAATCTTCAG TTTGGATCTTCAGACTCGGTGGAGAAATATTTCAGTCCGTCAATGCTGCAGGATCCCTGGGCCGCCCTGcagccaacaacaacaacaacaacaacaacaacaacaacaacagggaaCACACAGGCCTCCTGA
- the LOC131980493 gene encoding cadherin-7-like isoform X3: MNCLWFLSMLSVFVLSLREESSCAAITLNSVLRRGGGGGIHLHQRRRRSWVWNQFFVLEEFTGDEPLYVGKLHSDMDHGDGQVRYVLNGEGAMSIFTIDENTGDIHATKRLDREQQAYYTLRAQARDKNTNLPVEPESQFIIKVQDINDNEPKFLDGPYTARVAERSPVGTSVVTVVATDADDPTYGNSARLFYSILQGQPYFSVEPKTGVVRTALSDLDREVQDRYLLVIQAKDMIGQMGGLTGSTSVTVLLTDVNDNPPRFPRKSYQFRVPESVLVPVVVAKIKALDLDVGPNAEMDYRILDGDGLGTFRIITDPNTQEGLVTLQKTLDFETKSSFTLRVEASNRYVDTRFLATSPFSDVVTVRLLVDNVDEPPIFSSSVSQMEISEGAAVGSDVGSVSAHDPDATNSPVRYSIDRKSDVEHYFNIDSSSGVMTTARPLDREVVAMHNITVLATESVDRSQVGKAVVLVSVTDVNDNAPSFAVEYKTFVCDNAEPGQVVETVSAVDRDEPENGHHFLFSLTAEAAGNFTLRDNKDNTASVLTLSLLRRDQLVHFLPVVISDGGRPALSSTNTLSVTVCDCDVHGEHRSCRQGPPPLPLLPPLVGLSTAATAAVLTCVLTLLGVVTLMAAVTHRGEEPLMADDERDIRENIVRYDDEGGGEEDTEAFDMFALRHLNKTKPAPSIQDVQARTLEVRMEKNKLFQEFIRDRLQEADLDLTAPPYDSLQTYAFEGSGSAAESLSSLDSMDSFELEQNYDFLRGWGQRFRKLADLYGHQEGDGAS; encoded by the exons ATGAACTGTCTCTGGTTTCTGAGCATGCTAAGTGTATTTGTCCTGTCACTGAGGGAGGAGTCGAGCTGTGCGGCGATAACCCTGAACTCTGTCCTCC gaagaggaggaggaggaggtatcCACCTccatcagaggaggaggaggagctgggtgTGGAACCAGTTCTTTGTCCTGGAGGAGTTCACCGGAGATGAGCCACTGTACGTCGGGAAG CTCCACTCTGACATGGATCATGGTGATGGTCAGGTGAGGTATGTCCTCAACGGTGAGGGAGCGATGTCCATCTTCACCATTGACGAGAACACTGGAGACATTCATGCCACCAAGAGGTTGGACCGGGAACAGCAGGCTTACTACACTCTGAGAGCCCAGGCACGagacaaaaacaccaatttgCCGGTCGAACCCGAGTCCCAGTTCATCATCAAAGTCCAGGACATCAATGACAACGAGCCCAAGTTTCTGGATGGACCGTACACGGCCAGGGTGGCTGAGAGGTCTCCTGTAG GTACGTCTGTGGTGACTGTGGTGGCGACAGATGCTGATGATCCCACTTATGGAAACTCGGCCAGACTGTTTTACAGCATCCTGCAGGGTCAGCCTTACTTCTCTGTAGAACCAAAGACAG GTGTGGTGCGGACAGCTCTCTCTGACCTGGACCGGGAGGTGCAGGACCGTTACCTGCTGGTCATCCAGGCCAAAGACATGATTGGTCAGATGGGAGGTCTGACAGGAAGCACTTCAGTGACAGTGCTGCTGACCGATGTCAACGACAACCCACCACGCTTTCCCCGCA AGAGCTACCAGTTCAGGGTTCCAGAGTCGGTTCTGGTTCCGGTGGTCGTTGCTAAGATCAAAGCTCTGGATCTGGATGTTGGTCCGAATGCTGAGATGGACTACAGGATCCTGGATGGAGATGGACTGGGAACCTTCAGGATCATCACTGATCCAAACACACAGGAAGGACTGGTCACGCTGCAGAAG ACTCTGGACTTTGAGACCAAGTCGAGCTTCACACTGCGCGTCGAGGCGTCCAATCGTTACGTGGACACTCGTTTCCTGGCGACGAGTCCGTTCAGCGATGTGGTGACGGTTCGTCTGTTAGTGGATAATGTGGACGAGCCTCCGATCTTCTCGTCCTCTGTCAGTCAGATGGAGATCTCTGAGGGAGCCGCAGTGGGATCTGATGTAGGATCTGTTTCAGCTCATGATCCCGACGCCACGAACAGCCCGGTCAG GTACTCGatagacaggaagtccgacgtGGAGCATTACTTCAACATCGACAGCAGTTCCGGTGTGATGACGACAGCCAGACCTTTGGACAGAGAGGTCGTCGCCATGCACAACATCACCGTTCTCGCCACAGAGAGTG tggatCGGTCTCAGGTGGGGAAAGCTGTGGTTCTGGTCTCTGTGACGGATGTTAATGACAACGCTCCGAGCTTTGCAGTCGAGTACAAAACGTTCGTCTGTGACAACGCTGAACCTGGACAG GTTGTCGAGACCGTGAGCGCCGTGGATCGTGACGAACCAGAGAATGGACATCACTTTCTGTTCTCCCTAACTGCTGAGGCTGCTGGGAACTTCACATTGAGAGACAACAAAG ACAACACGGCGTCCGTCCTGACTCTCAGCCTCCTGCGGCGTGATCAGCTGGTTCACTTCCTGCCGGTTGTGATCTCAGACGGCGGCCGTCCGGCTCTCAGCAGCACCAACACGCTGTCCGTCACTGTCTGTGACTGCGACGTCCATGGGGAGCACCgctcctgcagacaggggccgcCGCCGCTGCCACTGCTGCCACCGCTGGTGGGTCTTAGCACCGCCGCCACCGCCGCCGTCCTCACCTGTGTCCTCACACTGCTGG GTGTTGTCACGTTAAtggctgctgtcacacacagagGGGAGGAGCCTCTTATGGCCGACGACGAGAGAGACATTCGTGAAAACATCGTCCGTTATGATGATGAAGGCGGAGGAGAAGAGGACACGGAGGCCTTCGACATGTTCGCTCTGAGACACCTGAACAAAACCAAACCA GCGCCGTCGATCCAAGACGTCCAGGCCAGAACGCTGGAGGTCAGGATGGAAAAGAACAAGCTGTTCCAGGAGTTCATCAGGGACCGCCTGCAGGAGGCCGACCTGGACCTGACAGCTCCACCCTACGACTCTCTGCAGACCTACGCCTTCGAGGGCAGCGGGTCGGCCGCCGAGTCACTCAGCTCGTTGGACTCAATGGACTCGTTTGAGTTGGAGCAGAACTACGACTTCCTGAGAGGGTGGGGGCAGAGGTTCAGGAAGCTTGCAGACCTGTACGGACACCAGGAGGGGGACGGAGCCTCGTAG
- the LOC131980493 gene encoding cadherin-7-like isoform X1 translates to MNCLWFLSMLSVFVLSLREESSCAAITLNSVLLPWVSGGGRGGGGGGGGGGGGGGGGGEGLGVGRGGGGGIHLHQRRRRSWVWNQFFVLEEFTGDEPLYVGKLHSDMDHGDGQVRYVLNGEGAMSIFTIDENTGDIHATKRLDREQQAYYTLRAQARDKNTNLPVEPESQFIIKVQDINDNEPKFLDGPYTARVAERSPVGTSVVTVVATDADDPTYGNSARLFYSILQGQPYFSVEPKTGVVRTALSDLDREVQDRYLLVIQAKDMIGQMGGLTGSTSVTVLLTDVNDNPPRFPRKSYQFRVPESVLVPVVVAKIKALDLDVGPNAEMDYRILDGDGLGTFRIITDPNTQEGLVTLQKTLDFETKSSFTLRVEASNRYVDTRFLATSPFSDVVTVRLLVDNVDEPPIFSSSVSQMEISEGAAVGSDVGSVSAHDPDATNSPVRYSIDRKSDVEHYFNIDSSSGVMTTARPLDREVVAMHNITVLATESVDRSQVGKAVVLVSVTDVNDNAPSFAVEYKTFVCDNAEPGQVVETVSAVDRDEPENGHHFLFSLTAEAAGNFTLRDNKDNTASVLTLSLLRRDQLVHFLPVVISDGGRPALSSTNTLSVTVCDCDVHGEHRSCRQGPPPLPLLPPLVGLSTAATAAVLTCVLTLLGVVTLMAAVTHRGEEPLMADDERDIRENIVRYDDEGGGEEDTEAFDMFALRHLNKTKPVLRDQDVQVLRDVQAPLRDIQTASFRDVHALRDVQVPLGDVQLASLGEVQMASFRDVQVALRDVQAPSLRDVQALSLQDVQAVLFRDVQALRDVQAPSIQDVQARTLEVRMEKNKLFQEFIRDRLQEADLDLTAPPYDSLQTYAFEGSGSAAESLSSLDSMDSFELEQNYDFLRGWGQRFRKLADLYGHQEGDGAS, encoded by the exons ATGAACTGTCTCTGGTTTCTGAGCATGCTAAGTGTATTTGTCCTGTCACTGAGGGAGGAGTCGAGCTGTGCGGCGATAACCCTGAACTCTGTCCTCCTTCCTTGGGtgtcaggaggaggaagaggaggaggaggaggaggaggaggaggaggaggaggaggaggaggaggaggagaaggactAGGAgttggaagaggaggaggaggaggtatcCACCTccatcagaggaggaggaggagctgggtgTGGAACCAGTTCTTTGTCCTGGAGGAGTTCACCGGAGATGAGCCACTGTACGTCGGGAAG CTCCACTCTGACATGGATCATGGTGATGGTCAGGTGAGGTATGTCCTCAACGGTGAGGGAGCGATGTCCATCTTCACCATTGACGAGAACACTGGAGACATTCATGCCACCAAGAGGTTGGACCGGGAACAGCAGGCTTACTACACTCTGAGAGCCCAGGCACGagacaaaaacaccaatttgCCGGTCGAACCCGAGTCCCAGTTCATCATCAAAGTCCAGGACATCAATGACAACGAGCCCAAGTTTCTGGATGGACCGTACACGGCCAGGGTGGCTGAGAGGTCTCCTGTAG GTACGTCTGTGGTGACTGTGGTGGCGACAGATGCTGATGATCCCACTTATGGAAACTCGGCCAGACTGTTTTACAGCATCCTGCAGGGTCAGCCTTACTTCTCTGTAGAACCAAAGACAG GTGTGGTGCGGACAGCTCTCTCTGACCTGGACCGGGAGGTGCAGGACCGTTACCTGCTGGTCATCCAGGCCAAAGACATGATTGGTCAGATGGGAGGTCTGACAGGAAGCACTTCAGTGACAGTGCTGCTGACCGATGTCAACGACAACCCACCACGCTTTCCCCGCA AGAGCTACCAGTTCAGGGTTCCAGAGTCGGTTCTGGTTCCGGTGGTCGTTGCTAAGATCAAAGCTCTGGATCTGGATGTTGGTCCGAATGCTGAGATGGACTACAGGATCCTGGATGGAGATGGACTGGGAACCTTCAGGATCATCACTGATCCAAACACACAGGAAGGACTGGTCACGCTGCAGAAG ACTCTGGACTTTGAGACCAAGTCGAGCTTCACACTGCGCGTCGAGGCGTCCAATCGTTACGTGGACACTCGTTTCCTGGCGACGAGTCCGTTCAGCGATGTGGTGACGGTTCGTCTGTTAGTGGATAATGTGGACGAGCCTCCGATCTTCTCGTCCTCTGTCAGTCAGATGGAGATCTCTGAGGGAGCCGCAGTGGGATCTGATGTAGGATCTGTTTCAGCTCATGATCCCGACGCCACGAACAGCCCGGTCAG GTACTCGatagacaggaagtccgacgtGGAGCATTACTTCAACATCGACAGCAGTTCCGGTGTGATGACGACAGCCAGACCTTTGGACAGAGAGGTCGTCGCCATGCACAACATCACCGTTCTCGCCACAGAGAGTG tggatCGGTCTCAGGTGGGGAAAGCTGTGGTTCTGGTCTCTGTGACGGATGTTAATGACAACGCTCCGAGCTTTGCAGTCGAGTACAAAACGTTCGTCTGTGACAACGCTGAACCTGGACAG GTTGTCGAGACCGTGAGCGCCGTGGATCGTGACGAACCAGAGAATGGACATCACTTTCTGTTCTCCCTAACTGCTGAGGCTGCTGGGAACTTCACATTGAGAGACAACAAAG ACAACACGGCGTCCGTCCTGACTCTCAGCCTCCTGCGGCGTGATCAGCTGGTTCACTTCCTGCCGGTTGTGATCTCAGACGGCGGCCGTCCGGCTCTCAGCAGCACCAACACGCTGTCCGTCACTGTCTGTGACTGCGACGTCCATGGGGAGCACCgctcctgcagacaggggccgcCGCCGCTGCCACTGCTGCCACCGCTGGTGGGTCTTAGCACCGCCGCCACCGCCGCCGTCCTCACCTGTGTCCTCACACTGCTGG GTGTTGTCACGTTAAtggctgctgtcacacacagagGGGAGGAGCCTCTTATGGCCGACGACGAGAGAGACATTCGTGAAAACATCGTCCGTTATGATGATGAAGGCGGAGGAGAAGAGGACACGGAGGCCTTCGACATGTTCGCTCTGAGACACCTGAACAAAACCAAACCAGTGCTCCGAGACCAAGACGTTCAGGTGCTCCGAGACGTCCAGGCACCGCTCAGAGACATCCAGACGGCTTCCTTCCGAGATGTCCATGCGCTGCGAGACGTCCAGGTGCCGCTCGGAGACGTCCAGCTGGCGTCGCTCGGAGAGGTCCAGATGGCTTCGTTCCGAGACGTCCAGGTGGCGCTCCGAGATGTTCAGGCACCGTCGCTCCGAGACGTCCAGGCACTGTCACTCCAGGATGTCCAGGCAGTGTTGTTCAGAGACGTCCAAGCGCTCCGAGACGTCCAGGCGCCGTCGATCCAAGACGTCCAGGCCAGAACGCTGGAGGTCAGGATGGAAAAGAACAAGCTGTTCCAGGAGTTCATCAGGGACCGCCTGCAGGAGGCCGACCTGGACCTGACAGCTCCACCCTACGACTCTCTGCAGACCTACGCCTTCGAGGGCAGCGGGTCGGCCGCCGAGTCACTCAGCTCGTTGGACTCAATGGACTCGTTTGAGTTGGAGCAGAACTACGACTTCCTGAGAGGGTGGGGGCAGAGGTTCAGGAAGCTTGCAGACCTGTACGGACACCAGGAGGGGGACGGAGCCTCGTAG
- the LOC131980493 gene encoding cadherin-7-like isoform X2, protein MNCLWFLSMLSVFVLSLREESSCAAITLNSVLLPWVSGGGRGGGGGGGGGGGGGGGGGEGLGVGRGGGGGIHLHQRRRRSWVWNQFFVLEEFTGDEPLYVGKLHSDMDHGDGQVRYVLNGEGAMSIFTIDENTGDIHATKRLDREQQAYYTLRAQARDKNTNLPVEPESQFIIKVQDINDNEPKFLDGPYTARVAERSPVGTSVVTVVATDADDPTYGNSARLFYSILQGQPYFSVEPKTGVVRTALSDLDREVQDRYLLVIQAKDMIGQMGGLTGSTSVTVLLTDVNDNPPRFPRKSYQFRVPESVLVPVVVAKIKALDLDVGPNAEMDYRILDGDGLGTFRIITDPNTQEGLVTLQKTLDFETKSSFTLRVEASNRYVDTRFLATSPFSDVVTVRLLVDNVDEPPIFSSSVSQMEISEGAAVGSDVGSVSAHDPDATNSPVRYSIDRKSDVEHYFNIDSSSGVMTTARPLDREVVAMHNITVLATESVDRSQVGKAVVLVSVTDVNDNAPSFAVEYKTFVCDNAEPGQVVETVSAVDRDEPENGHHFLFSLTAEAAGNFTLRDNKDNTASVLTLSLLRRDQLVHFLPVVISDGGRPALSSTNTLSVTVCDCDVHGEHRSCRQGPPPLPLLPPLVGLSTAATAAVLTCVLTLLGVVTLMAAVTHRGEEPLMADDERDIRENIVRYDDEGGGEEDTEAFDMFALRHLNKTKPVLRDQDVQVLRDVQAPLRDIQTASFRDVHALRDNKLFQEFIRDRLQEADLDLTAPPYDSLQTYAFEGSGSAAESLSSLDSMDSFELEQNYDFLRGWGQRFRKLADLYGHQEGDGAS, encoded by the exons ATGAACTGTCTCTGGTTTCTGAGCATGCTAAGTGTATTTGTCCTGTCACTGAGGGAGGAGTCGAGCTGTGCGGCGATAACCCTGAACTCTGTCCTCCTTCCTTGGGtgtcaggaggaggaagaggaggaggaggaggaggaggaggaggaggaggaggaggaggaggaggaggagaaggactAGGAgttggaagaggaggaggaggaggtatcCACCTccatcagaggaggaggaggagctgggtgTGGAACCAGTTCTTTGTCCTGGAGGAGTTCACCGGAGATGAGCCACTGTACGTCGGGAAG CTCCACTCTGACATGGATCATGGTGATGGTCAGGTGAGGTATGTCCTCAACGGTGAGGGAGCGATGTCCATCTTCACCATTGACGAGAACACTGGAGACATTCATGCCACCAAGAGGTTGGACCGGGAACAGCAGGCTTACTACACTCTGAGAGCCCAGGCACGagacaaaaacaccaatttgCCGGTCGAACCCGAGTCCCAGTTCATCATCAAAGTCCAGGACATCAATGACAACGAGCCCAAGTTTCTGGATGGACCGTACACGGCCAGGGTGGCTGAGAGGTCTCCTGTAG GTACGTCTGTGGTGACTGTGGTGGCGACAGATGCTGATGATCCCACTTATGGAAACTCGGCCAGACTGTTTTACAGCATCCTGCAGGGTCAGCCTTACTTCTCTGTAGAACCAAAGACAG GTGTGGTGCGGACAGCTCTCTCTGACCTGGACCGGGAGGTGCAGGACCGTTACCTGCTGGTCATCCAGGCCAAAGACATGATTGGTCAGATGGGAGGTCTGACAGGAAGCACTTCAGTGACAGTGCTGCTGACCGATGTCAACGACAACCCACCACGCTTTCCCCGCA AGAGCTACCAGTTCAGGGTTCCAGAGTCGGTTCTGGTTCCGGTGGTCGTTGCTAAGATCAAAGCTCTGGATCTGGATGTTGGTCCGAATGCTGAGATGGACTACAGGATCCTGGATGGAGATGGACTGGGAACCTTCAGGATCATCACTGATCCAAACACACAGGAAGGACTGGTCACGCTGCAGAAG ACTCTGGACTTTGAGACCAAGTCGAGCTTCACACTGCGCGTCGAGGCGTCCAATCGTTACGTGGACACTCGTTTCCTGGCGACGAGTCCGTTCAGCGATGTGGTGACGGTTCGTCTGTTAGTGGATAATGTGGACGAGCCTCCGATCTTCTCGTCCTCTGTCAGTCAGATGGAGATCTCTGAGGGAGCCGCAGTGGGATCTGATGTAGGATCTGTTTCAGCTCATGATCCCGACGCCACGAACAGCCCGGTCAG GTACTCGatagacaggaagtccgacgtGGAGCATTACTTCAACATCGACAGCAGTTCCGGTGTGATGACGACAGCCAGACCTTTGGACAGAGAGGTCGTCGCCATGCACAACATCACCGTTCTCGCCACAGAGAGTG tggatCGGTCTCAGGTGGGGAAAGCTGTGGTTCTGGTCTCTGTGACGGATGTTAATGACAACGCTCCGAGCTTTGCAGTCGAGTACAAAACGTTCGTCTGTGACAACGCTGAACCTGGACAG GTTGTCGAGACCGTGAGCGCCGTGGATCGTGACGAACCAGAGAATGGACATCACTTTCTGTTCTCCCTAACTGCTGAGGCTGCTGGGAACTTCACATTGAGAGACAACAAAG ACAACACGGCGTCCGTCCTGACTCTCAGCCTCCTGCGGCGTGATCAGCTGGTTCACTTCCTGCCGGTTGTGATCTCAGACGGCGGCCGTCCGGCTCTCAGCAGCACCAACACGCTGTCCGTCACTGTCTGTGACTGCGACGTCCATGGGGAGCACCgctcctgcagacaggggccgcCGCCGCTGCCACTGCTGCCACCGCTGGTGGGTCTTAGCACCGCCGCCACCGCCGCCGTCCTCACCTGTGTCCTCACACTGCTGG GTGTTGTCACGTTAAtggctgctgtcacacacagagGGGAGGAGCCTCTTATGGCCGACGACGAGAGAGACATTCGTGAAAACATCGTCCGTTATGATGATGAAGGCGGAGGAGAAGAGGACACGGAGGCCTTCGACATGTTCGCTCTGAGACACCTGAACAAAACCAAACCAGTGCTCCGAGACCAAGACGTTCAGGTGCTCCGAGACGTCCAGGCACCGCTCAGAGACATCCAGACGGCTTCCTTCCGAGATGTCCATGCGCTGCGAGAC AACAAGCTGTTCCAGGAGTTCATCAGGGACCGCCTGCAGGAGGCCGACCTGGACCTGACAGCTCCACCCTACGACTCTCTGCAGACCTACGCCTTCGAGGGCAGCGGGTCGGCCGCCGAGTCACTCAGCTCGTTGGACTCAATGGACTCGTTTGAGTTGGAGCAGAACTACGACTTCCTGAGAGGGTGGGGGCAGAGGTTCAGGAAGCTTGCAGACCTGTACGGACACCAGGAGGGGGACGGAGCCTCGTAG